In one Magallana gigas chromosome 7, xbMagGiga1.1, whole genome shotgun sequence genomic region, the following are encoded:
- the LOC105335086 gene encoding fascin, whose amino-acid sequence MSETNGINGHKPAGLQWKAGLVTSSNKYLTAEKFGFKINASGTALKSKQIWMLEQDLNEEVVYIRSFLGRYLSSDKYGNVTCDAEEPGPSEKFAIEYTKGTGKWLFRQMEHGNYLGNSGENVKCFAKSPGESEHWTVQLSIHPQVHLRNVNRKRYAHLKDDEIQCTEVIPWGQNALIILEFVEGKYALKTYDNRYLHKDGGLVEALDDSSKFTLEIKSGQISGLAFKDNDGRYLTAVGSTASMKGRNKAVTKDELFTIEDSHPQVVVIAYNGKLASIRQGIDVTANQEEETDKETFQMEYNREKDAWAFRTIDNKYWSLDAASAGVQARSASVTPQALFHLEWLGDGTVAIKASNNCYIFNKATGSLVATTEAVGEKEKFKIRIVNRPLLVLKCEYGFVGVKAKSEECCCNRVTYDLIQLEGCKDGTYNFKASNGKYWSVADNDMVMLDGDGPTPFIVEFKGNSKLTIKAPNGNLLKTEQNGLFKATGTEVNASTLLEF is encoded by the exons ATGTCTGAGACCAACGGAATTAACGGACATAAGCCGGCCGGACTACAATGGAAGGCAGGTCTGGTTACCAGCTCTAACAAATACCTGACAGCCGAAAAATTCGGATTTAAAATTAATGCATCTGGGACTGCATTAAAAAGCAAGCAAATATGGATGTTGGAGCAGGACCTGAATGAGGAAGTGGTGTATATTCGGAGTTTTCTGGGACGGTATTTGTCGTCTGATAAATACGGCAACGTGACATGCGATGCCGAGGAACCGGGACCGTCTGAGAAATTTGCCATAGAATACACCAAAGGGACCGGCAAGTGGTTGTTCCGGCAGATGGAACACGGGAATTACTTGGGAAACAGTGGAGAAAACGTCAAATGTTTCGCCAAGTCTCCGGGGGAGTCCGAGCACTGGACTGTCCAGTTGTCGATTCACCCACAGGTACATTTACGTAACGTCAACAGGAAACGTTACGCGCACCTGAAGGACGACGAGATCCAATGTACGGAGGTCATTCCGTGGGGTCAGAACGCACTCATCATCCTAGAGTTTGTCGAGGGAAAGTACGCTTTAAAAACCTATGACAATCGTTATTTACATAAAGATGGGGGTCTGGTGGAGGCTCTGGATGACTCCAGTAAATTCACTTTAGAAATCAAATCGGGCCAGATCTCGGGGCTGGCTTTTAAGGACAATGATGGCCGATATCTGACTGCAGTAGGGTCTACTGCCTCCATGAAAGGCCGAAATAAAGCGGTAACAAAGGACGAACTATTTACTATAGAGGACAGCCATCCACAGGTCGTCGTCATTGCGTACAATGGGAAGCTGGCCTCAATCAGACAAG GTATTGACGTTACAGCCAATCAGGAAGAAGAGACGGATAAGGAGACATTCCAAATGGAGTACAACCGCGAGAAAGACGCGTGGGCGTTCCGGACTATTGACAACAAATACTGGTCTCTGGATGCGGCAAGCGCGGGGGTGCAGGCAAGGTCGGCTTCTGT AACACCCCAGGCTTTGTTTCATTTGGAGTGGTTGGGTGACGGAACGGTGGCAATCAAAGCCAGCAACAATTGTTACATATTCAACAAGGCAACCGGAAGTCTCGTAGCGACCACTGAGGCCGTCGGCGAGAAAGAAAAGTTTAAGATTAGGATAGTAAACCGACCGCTTTTGGTTCTGAAATGTGAATATGGATTTGTCGGGGTCAAGGCCAAATCAGAAGAATGTTGCTGTAACAGAGTGACCTATGACCTCATCCAGCTGGAGGGGTGTAAGGACGGGACGTACAACTTCAAAG cgTCTAATGGTAAATACTGGAGTGTTGCAGATAACGATATGGTGATGTTGGATGGAGACGGACCCACTCCATTTATCGTGGAATTTAAGGGAAACTCAAAGTTGACAATCAAAGCGCCAAACGGAAACCTTCTCAAAACGGAACAAAACGGACTATTCAAGGCCACCGGAACGGAAGTCAATGCCAGCACTCTGCTAGAGTTCTAA
- the LOC105335085 gene encoding uncharacterized protein, producing the protein MHVNGGRSSALSLMSDKKMGYLVFWLVTVALCCDYGFTQVLRPRQMRFRGPRRFPLGPGPVRFPGAPFPGSFPPLNRQRNFVPQPPPPRRQILFSNPANQLAPNLPTSSPFLTGSVSGTNFGTVNTQSSNLVSDSGVTVDVGNLDFGTVAEAVMTDMFRENARGGNSFTNSNGVNANTQTLTQGQTNSLLSSASGGFQLDRVNVPQNSVPQINVPQNSVPQNNQIPNNLNTNPGSQEPIGVGLRPIELLNNDRSLVENNRVSINFGAAPTQTLTTGNLVGSTDPQTRQNATSSLTLSPAFPGFAPLQLPELGDDSWFSYLKGLLDRTNPDLRIFSNSTGEGMFPIPQRITDVPRGTMPIYIKNFRSNPAYVPFRLPGQPYNMLIPFNRDNREMVYPYLPIYIPYPNVGVDVPEAGQRFVAYLPFQPDRYKASSEGAGVVFPQLSSAGSFPVYTDRRPVVGNLMQRLGR; encoded by the exons ATGCATGTCAACGGAGGCCGATCTTCTGCACTCTCACTGATGTCCGATAAG AAGATGGGCTATCTGGTGTTTTGGCTGGTAACCGTGGCTTTGTGTTGTGACTATGGATTTACACAGGTTCTACGACCAAGGCAAATGAGGTTCCGAGGACCCCGTCGGTTTCCGCTAGGACCTGGCCCTGTCCGGTTTCCAGGAGCTCCTTTTCCCGGATCATTTCCACCACTGAACAGACAGAGGAACTTCGTACCTCAGCCGCCTCCTCCCCGGAGACAAATTCTTTTCTCCAATCCCGCTAATCAGTTGGCACCTAATTTACCCACTTCTTCACCTTTCTTGACGGGGTCTGTCTCCGGGACAAATTTTGGCACCGTGAATACACAAAGCTCTAACCTAGTGTCAGATTCAGGGGTGACAGTGGATGTGGGGAACTTAGATTTCGGGACAGTGGCGGAAGCTGTAATGACTGATATGTTCAGAGAAAATGCAAGGGGAGGTAACTCGTTCACTAACAGCAACGGCGTGAACGCGAACACTCAGACCTTAACTCAAGGACAAACAAACTCACTGCTGAGCTCAGCATCTGGCGGTTTCCAGTTAGATAGAGTCAATGTACCGCAGAACAGTGTACCACAAATCAATGTACCGCAGAACAGTGTGCCGCAGAACAACCAGATCCCTAATAACTTGAACACAAATCCGGGTTCACAGGAGCCCATTGGTGTTGGATTAAGACCTATTGAGTTGCTGAACAATGACAGAAGTTTGGTGGAGAACAACAGAGTAAGCATCAACTTTGGGGCGGCACCAACGCAAACTTTAACGACTGGAAACCTGGTCGGCTCCACCGATCCTCAAACAAGACAAAACGCAACAAGTTCGTTAACGTTGTCACCGGCATTTCCAGGATTTGCTCCATTGCAACTTCCGGAACTTGGAGACGATTCTTGGTTCTCTTATTTGAAAGGTCTTCTAGATCGAACCAACCCTGACCTGCGGATATTTTCAAACTCAACAGGTGAGGGTATGTTTCCTATCCCCCAACGTATAACAGACGTTCCCAGAGGCACCATGCCGATTTACATCAAAAACTTCCGGAGCAATCCAGCATACGTTCCTTTTCGACTTCCGGGCCAGCCATACAATATGCTCATTCCGTTCAATAGAGATAATCGGGAAATGGTGTACCCGTATTTGCCAATCTACATTCCGTATCCTAACGTAGGAGTTGATGTTCCGGAAGCTGGACAACGTTTTGTGGCGTATCTTCCGTTCCAACCGGATAGATACAAGGCATCCTCAGAGGGCGCTGGTGTCGTCTTCCCACAACTCTCTTCAGCTGGTTCGTTCCCGGTTTATACCGACAGACGTCCCGTAGTGGGAAATCTAATGCAACGG CTGGGAAGATGA